From the Deinococcus aquaticus genome, one window contains:
- a CDS encoding DUF4238 domain-containing protein, with protein MSSQNSWRHHVIPQFYLRAFTNLDHKLYRLEKAHWHGKWLSPRQVGFKPHFHRVPGRTITLEPMLDRQVESVLAPSHQRMQGALRFGEVFPQAERDALNRMVAHQLVRLPHQRTRLQDLIQQVAQARRIPLSAAELEKTTQLQHLRMISSLETRVVRDLTETVASFQVSFLKAGRGLTFWTGDVPLVIGRADPHTGRVQSSLDLPLGQVQTQLYFPLARDLVAVFHHGTLPMPPLRILIAKAPEVEWVNTRILANAHRDVFSAGKIDVDPALQRALMQGGARIDLDR; from the coding sequence ATGAGCTCACAGAACAGCTGGCGGCATCACGTCATCCCGCAGTTCTATCTGCGCGCCTTTACCAACCTAGACCACAAGCTGTACCGCCTGGAAAAAGCTCACTGGCACGGCAAGTGGCTCAGTCCACGCCAGGTCGGCTTCAAGCCTCACTTCCACCGTGTACCAGGCCGGACGATCACGCTGGAACCGATGCTGGATCGCCAGGTGGAGTCGGTCCTCGCGCCAAGTCATCAGCGCATGCAAGGGGCCCTGAGATTCGGCGAGGTCTTTCCGCAGGCGGAACGAGACGCGCTCAACCGGATGGTGGCGCATCAACTCGTGCGCCTCCCGCACCAGCGGACCCGGCTGCAGGACCTCATTCAGCAGGTCGCACAGGCGCGGCGGATCCCGCTCAGTGCGGCTGAACTCGAAAAGACCACTCAACTCCAGCACCTGCGGATGATCTCGTCCCTGGAAACGAGAGTCGTGCGCGACCTGACCGAGACGGTGGCCAGCTTCCAGGTGTCTTTCCTGAAAGCCGGGCGGGGGTTGACCTTCTGGACTGGGGACGTGCCCTTGGTGATCGGGCGGGCGGACCCGCACACCGGCCGCGTGCAGTCGTCCCTCGACCTCCCGCTGGGACAGGTTCAGACGCAACTGTACTTCCCGCTGGCGCGGGATCTGGTGGCTGTCTTCCACCACGGTACGCTGCCCATGCCACCCCTGAGGATCCTGATCGCCAAAGCGCCGGAGGTCGAGTGGGTCAACACCCGTATTCTGGCCAACGCCCACCGGGACGTGTTCTCTGCTGGGAAGATCGACGTCGATCCGGCACTTCAACGCGCGCTGATGCAAGGGGGCGCCCGCATCGACCTTGACCGGTAG
- a CDS encoding helix-turn-helix domain-containing protein has product MTEPLYPYLPENLTEIVAQIIAQRTEGKKIDFKRQYPLELDRKALGEFIQDLCSFANTDDPQHYGDVGYIIIGRDRNGIAYPIPETFDEDKASASLHNQLSKYILPAIDFHVKGPIPHADGPVIVISIPPSQQQPHVPLRDLGDATAGALLVRNGDTKAPATALDLHRMLTKQAARLTAPLREEISQLRGTVASQQAQLSELRGTLVPELASGAERIAAGLRSPATILMREVGQAIAQFRSAVEQVDISGRAVPYTTLSLPHSTALVRSEDLPGLKAAVEGLEDATRPLIELMGTLALEARYRPASDPVQEAAITAMNNIVQVTLFTAPASDTIQGNGIHYAALRAYPALMVLFGSAVIASSVENPKSFWPFTQANRTMRRYGLFNGASEYRLLNTFWEQRPALDVLFHVLDRREQLEWYPTVGRLKDLMVRPDWLGAAVSYFDHRRLMTQAEVLVSVGYGVSSVMYNRTPSVLPSAWMRYTDAPAILMDWLLLITA; this is encoded by the coding sequence ATGACTGAACCCCTTTATCCGTATTTGCCAGAGAATTTAACTGAGATCGTGGCGCAGATCATCGCGCAGCGAACGGAAGGAAAAAAAATCGACTTTAAGAGGCAGTACCCGTTGGAACTCGACCGGAAAGCACTTGGGGAGTTCATTCAGGATCTGTGCTCGTTCGCGAATACGGATGACCCTCAGCATTATGGGGACGTCGGCTACATCATTATTGGTCGTGATCGGAATGGAATAGCCTATCCAATTCCAGAAACGTTCGATGAGGACAAGGCGAGTGCCAGCCTCCACAATCAACTCAGCAAATATATCCTTCCGGCCATCGATTTTCACGTCAAGGGCCCCATCCCGCACGCCGATGGACCAGTCATCGTGATTAGCATTCCCCCATCTCAACAGCAGCCGCACGTTCCACTGCGCGACCTAGGCGACGCGACCGCTGGGGCACTTCTGGTGCGCAACGGGGATACAAAGGCGCCAGCAACTGCGCTGGATCTCCACCGGATGCTGACCAAGCAGGCGGCCCGTTTAACGGCACCACTCCGGGAAGAAATCAGCCAACTGAGAGGCACGGTGGCCAGTCAACAGGCGCAACTGTCTGAACTGCGCGGCACGCTGGTGCCTGAACTGGCCAGCGGTGCGGAACGGATTGCCGCTGGTCTTCGGTCCCCAGCAACCATCCTGATGCGTGAGGTTGGGCAGGCAATCGCCCAGTTCCGGAGCGCCGTGGAACAGGTGGACATCTCAGGCAGAGCCGTCCCGTATACCACACTGTCTCTCCCCCACTCCACAGCGCTGGTGCGTTCAGAAGATCTGCCCGGTCTGAAAGCCGCAGTGGAGGGCCTGGAAGACGCGACACGACCCTTGATTGAACTCATGGGCACACTGGCGTTGGAAGCCCGGTACCGCCCTGCGTCCGACCCAGTTCAGGAAGCGGCAATCACGGCCATGAACAACATAGTGCAGGTCACCCTCTTCACTGCACCAGCCAGCGATACCATCCAGGGTAACGGCATCCATTACGCAGCATTGCGCGCGTACCCTGCCCTGATGGTGCTGTTTGGCTCTGCCGTCATCGCCTCGAGTGTTGAGAATCCTAAGTCCTTCTGGCCGTTCACCCAGGCGAATCGGACCATGCGGCGCTACGGGCTCTTCAACGGCGCTTCGGAATACCGGCTGCTGAACACCTTCTGGGAACAGAGGCCGGCTCTTGATGTACTCTTCCATGTCCTGGACCGCCGTGAACAGTTGGAGTGGTATCCCACCGTGGGACGGCTGAAGGACTTGATGGTGCGGCCTGACTGGCTGGGTGCCGCAGTGTCCTACTTCGATCACAGGCGCCTAATGACGCAGGCGGAGGTGCTTGTCTCGGTGGGGTACGGCGTGTCGTCCGTCATGTACAACAGGACGCCTAGTGTCTTGCCCAGCGCGTGGATGCGGTATACGGATGCTCCGGCGATCTTGATGGACTGGCTCCTATTGATAACGGCTTAA
- a CDS encoding IS630 family transposase (programmed frameshift), with translation MAPWQPSKYTRAQLEERRLAALNMIQAGGHTNQQIADHFGVSIHTVYTWKERLKRQGGLEATPTTGRPARLTPEGQQKISTLLQEGALAHGFPDSTWTTARVRELIGRHLDVWYHVDHVRKVLHCLGFSPQKPGKGALEQNEEAVRTWVQTTRPGVEKKVAQGATLVYLDEVGFSLKGVLRRTWAKRGKTPVVRLPASWQKLSTLGAITSNGQFLQRTQTGAVKTGDVLAFLNHLLKHVTGELVVVLDNAAIHRAKAVSAFVKTQARLSLVYLPPYSPEFNPIEKVWAYVKRNVLGNFCAKTTKELRTRLRAGWQRIRYIQLPQRLMAATSI, from the exons ATGGCACCGTGGCAACCCTCCAAGTACACCCGCGCCCAGCTCGAAGAACGGCGACTCGCCGCACTGAATATGATTCAGGCCGGTGGACACACCAACCAACAGATCGCAGATCACTTCGGCGTCTCGATCCACACCGTCTACACCTGGAAAGAGCGGCTCAAACGCCAGGGTGGCCTGGAGGCCACCCCCACGACGGGTCGGCCCGCCCGCCTGACCCCGGAGGGGCAGCAGAAGATCAGCACCCTCCTGCAGGAGGGTGCCCTGGCACACGGCTTTCCCGACTCCACTTGGACCACCGCTCGTGTCCGCGAACTGATCGGGCGGCACTTGGACGTGTGGTACCACGTCGACCACGTTCGCAAGGTGCTCCATTGCCTGGGATTCTCGCCCCAGAAACCCGGTAAAGGGGCGCTGGAACAGAATGAGGAGGCCGTACGGACCTGGGTGCAGACCACGCGCCCTGGTGTCGAA AAAAAGGTCGCGCAGGGCGCCACGCTCGTCTACCTCGATGAAGTGGGCTTCAGTCTGAAAGGCGTGCTCCGACGGACATGGGCAAAACGGGGGAAGACACCCGTGGTGCGTCTTCCGGCCAGTTGGCAGAAGCTCTCAACGCTTGGGGCCATCACGTCGAACGGGCAATTTCTCCAGCGGACCCAGACAGGAGCGGTCAAGACGGGTGATGTGCTGGCGTTTCTGAACCACCTGCTGAAGCACGTGACGGGCGAACTGGTGGTGGTGTTGGACAATGCCGCGATTCACCGGGCGAAGGCCGTCTCGGCCTTCGTGAAGACGCAGGCTCGGCTCTCGCTGGTGTACCTGCCACCGTATTCACCGGAGTTCAATCCGATTGAGAAGGTCTGGGCCTACGTGAAGCGGAACGTCTTGGGGAATTTCTGCGCCAAGACGACAAAGGAACTGAGGACACGACTGCGTGCGGGATGGCAGAGGATTCGGTACATCCAGTTGCCGCAGCGCCTCATGGCGGCGACTTCAATTTAA
- a CDS encoding helix-turn-helix domain-containing protein: MPKTNRSPSPLRAVFGANLRAVRKDRGLSIFDVAFQSKIDWSYISQIERGQRNVGIDMLDALAQAVGVPLIELLAQPAAQDLPEEPPAEE, from the coding sequence ATGCCGAAGACGAACCGGTCCCCCAGTCCCCTGCGCGCGGTGTTCGGGGCGAATCTGCGGGCCGTGCGGAAGGACCGTGGGCTTTCGATTTTCGACGTGGCGTTCCAGAGCAAGATCGACTGGTCGTACATCTCGCAGATTGAGCGGGGCCAGCGGAATGTGGGGATCGACATGCTGGACGCACTGGCACAGGCAGTGGGGGTGCCGCTGATTGAATTGCTGGCTCAACCAGCGGCCCAGGACCTTCCGGAGGAACCCCCCGCAGAAGAGTGA
- a CDS encoding helix-turn-helix domain-containing protein, producing the protein MTDEIRHLIRERIRQTGLSQADIARQMGLAPQELSRALRERGKIPPIWETIFNHFHLQLTVEPQPVPPHRTDPTPD; encoded by the coding sequence GTGACGGACGAGATCAGGCACCTCATACGCGAGCGCATCCGCCAGACCGGCCTCAGTCAGGCTGACATCGCCCGCCAGATGGGCCTCGCCCCACAGGAACTCAGCCGCGCGCTGCGGGAACGCGGCAAGATCCCCCCCATCTGGGAGACCATCTTCAACCACTTCCACCTCCAGCTCACGGTCGAACCTCAACCGGTCCCACCCCACCGGACTGACCCGACCCCCGATTGA